In one Heteronotia binoei isolate CCM8104 ecotype False Entrance Well chromosome 1, APGP_CSIRO_Hbin_v1, whole genome shotgun sequence genomic region, the following are encoded:
- the LOC132578895 gene encoding interferon-induced very large GTPase 1-like, protein MASKEPVNPPQKLPESSPKDSSKSKDSKELLEAALKDIEEQLQKEKIQHEEAMKEWQTTVIISPESLKESKETLREVTEKKLPQEAHSEKPVTRSENLSDREILTWASGGLALQGIYQTSDITDLLGKREQVIQIPKGFKFCGPSQGSLLDKTEFSSSKEESMFRKTAEHLGLSFSLACKPELKGISAKTSSSYRRASESAETSRSSCEHSYICTAQYNYIPLALCQFSRDQLKLSSSALKELRKIECLSSHVSDDDKTNILKSGCESFFKRFGSHVNCHIHFGGIFWWRASSEGFKTHQLEEMKKQTQNALSVHMTGCYSGQIGGIDFGGSKTDASSEGTDKKSSHTEIQLFVHKTGGPPEVDSLIPWKSGLLASNKTWSIIDRGDEFIPVWDIVLSNHKEDFEDVIDISNTLRESYEALSGIKVNRMHGEELFGLEKEITVFLEDLKEWKITTDPDKLMELVNLKRKLNNKTKSDQMWMTICLSNPALQNFLEQMVLLLKKNPVASDISYMKLLLRSLLDPHIYAVRHFSSSSTIMQWIFQVENEQPQAPSITELADFISILQQMKTSIKDTVFKPAVSAAAVEEGKVKICSDLSLAFSSLLKALRESSQENLALLLLSIAQSAGYSVENNMFQCHLGIPEIDFMLREMQEAHEKYLALCEKDTYRAQAYLILTGLRISVDHKDVPPDEKNKRLAFMTDHMKNLLTNETASVLTKHNTCNNWNLLERDLAHLIGGNYEATNDDQQKENILRELTRIFLESNQSGNLECKDVSSNQDKTWRKNLNNEFLNLIKRLQLEQYYPNKMKMSDFHLIQKTSLFDNHPSTDQELPCYFLEKILMLDYQARYVAYKDETSLQQGEANISDASEHLDDLDYIFEDAGEGCHEVILSIQKPIHPMDVQMAIFYCADDFMRQYIAMKLSFCQFALPLLVPIPCTSQIELPLWSFCQVHKQWQEKGSKCADKLIYQVATPVVSFIRFSTSSSSKSQILNNLLSKHKHNIFFHRHCKGSDNNCLLMKGVVEIAWYCPGGKENDMFGTCIAFTNLHGDAKEHKQQVDFLQEIASVTVILLSERDLNGDSQTFLKELLRSPKPFIFLCADKEQIGTNRHAKRVKIAVKNRNEAALVEELAQEIKSALNISNACHSLETCAVVARRHGFFIDEDKETCKTGKAMAENIVNILKDEQKRKKSTLLPLQGSLWHMWCKKDREQNHLQYHENIGLEQQISQINYVKQSIKQDQLNQAFPLNDLMKSFLTHLYSSSDNTKIYFLEWLKIFMASQSCDHLAVLQGKYHGLWTQTLLEENSDLHCKLEELSKEISESTFGLEHLLREVAQLYEVLDVLPHENQVVQFLPQIAADLIVSGYPMELMDGDASHVPIKWISAIFDTLVEKLGDKEVFVLCVLGSQSTGKSTLLNAMFGLQFRVSPGRCTKGAFMQLLKVADELRPKLKFDFVLVVDTEGLQPPDLENRAIRSHDNELATFVIGLGNKTIINTFGENPSEMQDVLQIAVQAFMRMKKVNLSPSCLFVHQNAGEITTEEKNRESRRRLQHNLDEMTITAAKQESCDVSCFSEVIQFDVNSHIYYFPHLWEGELPMAPPNPSYSQKVQELKSKIFLDGEYKPRDLLKLSELKTHIQNLWQALLNETFVFSFRNTLEIAAYSRLEDKYSKWTWELRSFMLDYSHKLTIQIQNEKVHGIDRSSLEESIQNTYEDVKKDLEKYFREDKYSDLIIQWKENIKIKLDFVLQDLINKTYQNCEKLINLKKRLKNFEQRKLMYEDELLKKSKEVAQHCRDQELNESGLREYFNGMWKGWIAELSLPVSHIKTLNIRADVEHFLSEHFRREHDITNRIKKSSKWKSFPGEALFFILLKELKALIYSEIPPHILCVLTKQLETDIDKYIKTKEEDIMNYSSSYFHEIVKIINDTIHSFEADLHLKATSSYRVDISLYLCQVAARKFAELYEIFQEKNDPIFYLNSKKEDFFKSFAISFQGAKSATTFADFLCSRLKLAICNAIYEKTAIDIVKEMMSEDPAFNGNRKNLETYLLIHLAENGNFDKYMDYIYNPSYSIAEFIRQRVDNYCLDKQNPKLKKFLHSHLDVFKYLILCAISDSTRVVEDKRGNVSLWLDEFCSRIGGNLCLPRHTLSNIEHQEVISIKLIKEAVSESLVPVLDDLKRTFSETDLDPFFAKPHEILFDQLRGCMKQCPFCKAICTNTIPNHDGEHSTSSHRPQAVTGVRWEGTNHFVTDICFSIVASDSTFTYNGKKIPGKKYQKAGSDYAEWNIKPSSSKELN, encoded by the exons ATGGCCAGCAAGGAGCCAGTGAACCCACCCCAGAAGCTTCCAGAATCATCCCCTAAAGACAGTTCAAAATCAAAAGACTCCAAAGAATTACTTGAAGCAGCCCTGAAGGACATAGAAGAACAGTTACAGAAAGAAAAAATCCAACATGAAGAAGCTATGAAGGAATGGCAAACTACTGTGATCATTTCTCCTGAGAGCTTAAAAGAGTCCAAAGAGACTTTGAGAGAAGTGACAGAGAAGAAGCTCCCACAAGAGGCACATTCAGAAAAGCCAGTGACCAGAAGTGAAAATCTCTCTGACCGTGAAATTTTAACATGGGCATCAGGAGGTTTAGCTCTGCAGGGCATTTACCAAACCTCAGACATCACAGACCTGCTGGGTAAGCGAGAACAGGTCATTCAGATTCCGAAAGGATTCAAGTTCTGTGGTCCGAGTCAAGGGTCTCTTCTTGATAAAACTGAATTTTCATCTTCAAAAGAAGAATCTATGTTTAGGAAGACTGCAGAGCATTTAGGTCTCAGTTTTAGCCTTGCCTGTAAGCCTGAGTTAAAGGGAATCAGTGCAAAGACCTCTTCTAGTTATAGGAGAGCTTCAGAATCTGCTGAAACCTCCAGGTCTTCTTGTGAACATTCTTATATTTGCACAGCCCAATACAACTACATCCCACTTGCCTTGTGCCAGTTTTCAAGGGACCAGCTCAAGCTTTCCAGTTCAGCTTTGAAAGAGTTAAGAAAGATTGAATGTCTTTCAAGTCATGTTTCTGATGATGATAAGACTAACATTTTGAAGAGCGGATGTGAGAGCTTTTTCAAGAGATTTGGTTCTCATGTTAACTGTCACATTCACTTTGGTGGGATATTTTGGTGGAGAGCATCTTCAGAGGGTTTTAAGACACATCAACTAGAAGAAATGAAGAAACAAACCCAAAATGCTCTCTCTGTCCACATGACAGGTTGCTATTCTGGTCAAATTGGTGGCATTGACTTTGGTGGATCCAAAACAGATGCATCATCTGAAGGGACTGATAAAAAGTCATCACACACAGAAATTCAGCTCTTTGTACATAAAACAGGTGGTCCCCCCGAAGTGGATTCACTCATACCATGGAAATCTGGTCTATTGGCTAGTAATAAAACCTGGAGCATTATTGATCGGGGTGATGAGTTCATACCTGTATGGGACATTGTCTTGTCCAATCACAAGGAAGATTTTGAAGATGTTATTGACATTTCTAACACTCTCAGGGAATCCTATGAAGCTCTAAGTGGCATAAAGGTAAATAGGATGCATGGGGAGGAACTCTTTGGTTTGGAGAAGGAGATCACGGTATTTTTGGAAGACCTCAAAGAATGGAAGATTACCACTGATCCAGATAAGTTAATGGAATTGGTTAATTTAAAAAGGAAGCTAAATAATAAAACCAAGTCAGATCAAATGTGGATGACTATATGCCTGTCAAATCCAGCACTTCAGAATTTCCTGGAACAAATGGTTTTATTATTGAAAAAGAATCCAGTAGCCTCAGACATCAGCTATATGAAACTTCTTCTCCGCAGCCTTCTGGATCCTCACATTTATGCAGTTCGGCATTTTTCCAGTTCATCAACCATCATGCAGTGGATCTTTCAGGTTGAAAATGAGCAGCCACAAGCTCCCTCCATTACAGAATTGGCTGACTTTATTAGCATCCTTCAGCAAATGAAGACCAGCATCAAGGATACAGTGTTCAAGCCTGCAGTTTCTGCTGCTGCAGTAGAAGAGGGCAAAGTGAAAATTTGCTCAGATCTGAGCCTGGCTTTTAGCTCCTTACTGAAGGCCCTGAGAGAGAGTTCTCAAGAAAACCTAGCGTTGTTGCTGCTATCAATTGCACAGAGTGCAGGATACAGTGTCGAAAATAATATGTTCCAATGCCACCTAGGCATTCCAGAAATTGACTTCATGTTAAGAGAAATGCAAGAAGCACATGAGAAATATCTGGCTCTTTGTGAGAAGGATACTTATAGAGCTCAGGCTTACTTAATCCTGACGGGTCTGAGAATATCCGTTGATCATAAAGATGTGCCTCCAGATGAGAAGAACAAACGCTTAGCTTTTATGACTGACCACATGAAAAACCTTTTGACAAATGAAACTGCTTCTGTCCTCACAAAACATAATACCTGCAATAACTGGAACTTGTTGGAAAGAGATTTGGCTCACCTCATTGGTGGGAATTATGAAGCTACAAATGATGATCAACAAAAAGAGAACATCTTAAGAGAATTAACAAGAATATTCCTGGAAAGCAACCAGTCAGGGAATTTAGAGTGCAAAGATGTGAGTTCCAACCAGGACAAAACTTGGAGAAAAAACCTAAATAATGAGTTTTTAAATTTGATAAAGAGACTTCAGCTGGAACAGTATTatccaaataaaatgaaaatgtcaGACTTCCATCTCATTCAGAAAACATCTTTATTTGACAACCACCCTAGTACTGACCAAGAACTGCCTTGTTATTTCTTGGAAAAGATATTAATGCTGGACTACCAGGCAAGATATGTGGCTTACAAAGATGAAACTAGTCTTCAGCAAGGTGAAGCCAACATATCAGATGCAAGTGAACACTTAGATGATTTAGATTACATTTTTGAGGATGCTGGCGAGGGATGTCATGAAGTTATTCTAAGCATTCAGAAGCCCATCCACCCAATGGATGTCCAGATGGCCATTTTCTACTGTGCAGATGATTTTATGAGACAGTACATTGCAATGAAGCTCTCATTCTGCCAGTTTGCCCTCCCCCTTTTGGTGCCCATTCCTTGTACTTCACAAATAGAGTTACCTCTTTGGTCTTTCTGCCAGGTCCATAAGCAATGGCAAGAGAAGGGAAGCAAATGTGCAGATAAATTGATTTATCAGGTAGCTACACCAGTAGTGTCTTTCATCAGGTTTAGcacatcttcatcttctaaatCCCAGATTTTGAACAATCTGTTGAGTAAACATAAGCATAATATCTTTTTCCATCGTCATTGTAAAGGGAGCGACAACAACTGTCTCTTGATGAAAGGAGTAGTGGAAATTGCTTGGTACTGTCCAGGGGGGAAGGAAAATGACATGTTTGGCACTTGCATTGCATTTACTAATCTTCATGGAGATGCAAAAGAACATAAACAGCAGGTTGATTTTTTGCAGGAGATAGCCTCTGTCACTGTGATTCTCTTGTCAGAACGAGATTTGAATGGAGATAGCCAAACTTTTTTGAAAGAACTCCTCAGGTCTCCCAAACCCTTCATTTTCCTTTGTGCTGACAAAGAACAAATTGGAACTAACAGGCATGCAAAGCGAgtaaaaatagctgtcaaaaatCGTAATGAGGCAGCGTTAGTTGAGGAACTGGCACAAGAAATTAAGTCTGCACTAAACATTTCaaatgcttgtcatagccttgagaCATGTGCAGTTGTTGCTCGAAGGCATGGCTTTTTTATAGACGAGGACAAAGAGACATGTAAAACAGGCAAAGCCATGGCAGAAAATATAGTAAATATTCTGAAAGATGaacaaaagaggaaaaaaagcaCTCTGCTGCCTCTGCAGGGATCATTATGGCACATGTGGTGTAAGAAAGACAGAGAACAAAACCATTTGCAGTACCATGAGAATATCGGGCTTGAGCAGCAAATAAGCCAAATAAATTATGTAAAGCAAAGCATAAAGCAAGATCAGTTAAATCAGGCTTTTCCCTTGAATGATCTAATGAAATCATTCCTTACACATCTGTACTCTTCTTCAGATAATACCAAAATATACTTTCTAGAGTGGCTGAAAATCTTCATGGCTAGCCAGTCCTGCGATCACCTAGCAGTGCTTCAAGGAAAGTACCATGGTTTATGGACACAGACACTATTAGAAGAAAACAGTGACTTGCATTGTAAACTAGAAGAACTATCAAAGGAAATAAGTGAGTCCACCTTTGGTTTAGAGCATCTTCTGAGAGAGGTTGCTCAGCTTTATGAAGTTTTGGATGTGTTGCCACATGAGAATCAGGTTGTTCAGTTCCTGCCACAGATAGCGGCTGATTTGATTGTTTCAGGATATCCCATGGAGCTGATGGATGGTGATGCATCACATGTGCCAATAAAATGGATTAGTGCAATTTTTGACACATTAGTTGAGAAACTGGGGGACAAAGAAGTGTTTGTTCTTTGTGTCCTTGGAAGTCAGAGCACAGGGAAGTCAACCCTCCTGAATGCCATGTTTGGTCTTCAGTTCAGAGTCAGTCCAGGGAGATGCACTAAAGGTGCTTTTATGCAACTATTGAAAGTGGCTGATGAGCTCAGGCCAAAGCTGAAATTTGATTTTGTGCTTGTTGTTGATACAGAAGGACTTCAGCCTCCAGATCTAGAAAACAGAGCAATACGTAGTCATGATAATGAGCTAGCCACTTTTGTCATTGGCCTTGGCAACAAGACAATAATCAATACTTTTGGAGAGAACCCTTCAGAAATGCAAGATGTGCTTCAAATAGCTGTGCAGGCATTTATGAGGATGAAGAAAGTGAACCTCTCCCCAAGTTGTTTATTTGTGCACCAAAATGCTGGTGAAATAACCACAGAAGAAAAAAACAGGGAAAGCCGAAGACGACTCCAGCATAACCTTGATGAAATGACAATCACAGCTGCTAAGCAAGAATCCtgtgatgtcagctgctttagtGAAGTGATACAATTTGATGTGAACTCTCATATTTACTATTTTCCTCATCTCTGGGAGGGAGAGCTCCCCATGGCCCCACCAAATCCCAGTTACAGCCAAAAGGTACAGGAACTAAAAAGCAAAATTTTCCTGGATGGAGAGTACAAACCACGGGACCTTCTAAAGCTCTCTGaattaaaaacacacattcagaaCTTGTGGCAGGCTTTGCTGAATGAAACTTTTGTTTTCAGCTTTAGAAATACCCTGGAGATTGCTGCCTACAGCAGGCTGGAGGACAAATACAGTAAATGGACCTGGGAATTGAGGAGTTTTATGCTTGATTATAGCCACAAGCTGACCATCCAGATCCAAAATGAAAAAGTCCATGGCATAGACAGATCATCCCTTGAAGAGAGCATTCAGAACACATATGAAGATGTTAAAAAGGATTTGGAAAAGTATTTTAGAGAAGACAAATACAGTGATCTAATTATTCAGTGGAAAGAGAATATTAAAATTAAGTTAGACTTTGTACTACAAGATCTCATAAATAAAACTTATCAAAATTGTGAAAAGCTTATTAATCTGAAGAAGCGTCTGAAGAATTTTGAACAAAGGAAACTCATGTACGAAGATGAGTTGTTGAAAAAAAGCAAAGAAGTAGCTCAACACTGCCGAGACCAAGAGCTGAATGAAAGTGGACTGAGAGAGTATTTTAATGGAATGTGGAAAGGATGGATTGCAGAATTATCTCTGCCTGTATCTCACATAAAGACATTAAATATTAGGGCTGATGTGGAACATTTCCTTTCTGAACACTTCAGAAGAGAACATGATATTACAAACAGGATTAAAAAATCCTCTAAATGGAAAAGTTTTCCTGGTGAGgctttatttttcattttattgaAGGAGTTGAAGGCATTGATTTATTCTGAGATACCTCCCCACATCCTCTGTGTACTgacaaaacaactagagacagatATTGACAAATACATCAAGACGAAAGAAGAGGACATTATGAATTATAGTTCTAGCTATTTTCATGAAATAGTGAAAATAATTAATGATACAATACATAGTTTTGAAGCAGATTTACATCTGAAAGCAACATCTTCATACCGAGTAGATATATCACTCTATTTGTGCCAAGTGGCAGCACGGAAGTTTGCAGAACTATATGAAATCTTCCAGGAAAAAAATGATCCTATATTCTATTTGAACAGCAAGAAAGAAGACTTCTTTAAATCATTTGCCATATCCTTTCAAGGAGCAAAATCAGCCACAACATTTGCTGACTTTTTATGCAGCCGCCTTAAATTGGCAATCTGTAATGCAATCTATGAAAAAACAGCAATTGACATAGTCAAAGAGATGATGTCTGAAGACCCAGCTTTCAATGGAAATCGAAAAAACTTGGAAACATACTTGCTGATTCATCTTGCTGAAAACGGAAATTTTGATAAATACATGGACTACATTTATAATCCAAGTTACTCAATAGCAGAATTTATCCGACAAAGAGTTGATAACTACTGCTTGGATAAACAGAATCCAAAATTAAAGAAGTTCTTACATTCTCATCTTGATGTTTTCAAATACCTCATTCTTTGTGCTATCAGTGACTCAACCAGAGTTGTTGAAGATAAACGAGGCAATGTATCCTTGTGGCTGGATGAATTCTGCAGCAGGATAGGAGGCAATTTGTGTCTTCCAAGGCACACCTTGAGCAACATTGAACACCAAGAAGTCATAAGCATAAAGTTGATTAAAGAAGCTGTTAGTGAGTCACTGGTTCCTGTGCTAGATGATCTCAAAAGAACATTCTCTGAGACTGATTTGGACCCATTTTTTGCAAAGCCTCATGAGATTCTGTTTGATCAGCTACGTGGATGCATGAAGCAGTGCCCATTTTGCAAAGCCATCTGCACAAACACCATTCCAAACCATGATGGAGAACATAGCACTTCTTCCCATCGGCCTCAAGCTGTAACAGGTGTCCGGTGGGAAGGGACAAATCATTTTGTTACTGATATCTGCTTCAGTATTGTAGCAAGTGATTCTACTTTCACCTATAATGGGAAGAAAATTCCTGGCAAAAAGTATCAAAAAGCAGGATCTGATTATGCAGAGTGGAACATCAAGCCATCCTCAT CCAAAGAGCTGAACTAG